The DNA window ACTCACCTGCATTGTGTTGTTTATCGTTTTTTTTTTCAGGTGGACTTGACCGGCGGTTATTATGATGCCGGCGATAACATTAAGTTCGGATTTCCGATGGCGTTCACTACGACGATGCTGTCATGGAGCGTGATCGATTTCGAGAAAGTAATGGGACCTGAGCTCGGTAACGCGTTGAAGTCAGTTCGATGGGGGACGGATTATCTCTTAAAGGCGACGTCGAAGATAGGTTCCGGCGTGGTGTTTGTTCAGGTCGGTGATCCTTTATCGGACCATAACTGCTGGGAGAGACCGGAGGATATGGATActctgcgcacagttttcaagaTCGACGGGTCCCACCCTGGCTCTGACGTGGCAGGTGAAACCGCCGCTGCACTTGCTGCTGCTTCCATCGTCTTCAGATCACGTGATCCAGCTTACTCGAAAAAACTCCTCAATCGTGCCGTTACGGTGCGTCACTCTCATTCTtcgtttttttatttgattattagtattttttattaataaatgaaAAAGTATTTTTGTTTGGCTTTTAGTAATTGAAAAGTAGTTAAAATAAGAACGGTGGTAAATacgtaaaaaagaaaagaaacaacttTTTTGTGCCCATTCCACCCAACACTTTACCGGGAATTGAATTTACTTTTCACTTTTACTACTAcactttcttttccttttttgtttctttgattttcttttcagtTACGGTTTCGTTACTTTCGTATATCACGGAGTTAGTTAGTTGGTTTCTACAGTTATGCATTTAATAAATTTTCCGTTAAAATATCGTGAGAAAACGACCGTTGATTGTGGTGACTGGTGAGGATGCAGGTGTTTGATTTCGCTGACAGACATCGTGGTGCATACAGTAACAGCCTACACCGTGCAGTGTGCCCATTTTACTGTGATGTAAACGGTTATCAGGTACATCACGTGATAGCAATAACACAATGCAGAACCCAGTACTTCTATACCATTCACCTTTCATTACTAACCGTTAGATCTGATTACTTTTTTCTAGTCTGATTAATTGGAAAATCACTTTTTGTTGTTAGGATGAGTTGCTTTGGGCAGCGGCGTGGTTGCACAAAGCCTCCCGTAGACGGCTTTACAGAGAATACATTATCCGAAACGAGGTCGTTTTGAGAGCTGGTGATACCATTAATGAATTTGGTTGGGATAACAAACATGCAGGAATTAATGTCCTCATTTCAAAGGTAAATAATAtcgtttaatttttatttggttgGTATATTACTTTTATTATTCAATTGCAGTATGctagtagtattttattttatgatttataaattatattatcgTTTGTAATGTTTTTGTGGATGGTTATCGAAGTGTTTTTGTCTTGTTATGTGTTGTTTTTGTTCATATTGTCTTGCATTCCCCGTTGAGCATGTGGGAGAGTAGTGTGAAAGTACTGTTCAATCATTCAATTTCAATCTAAATGAAATATAGAGATAAAGTTGCATATCACGTGCTCTGTATAACTGTATAACGTGATTCACTTTCTCCACTTAGGACTAGATTATTCCTATTGGTCCATTCCCAATATGTACATACTAGTATATCATATAATTAAACACCAAGGAATGAATGTTGAGTTGTTTGTTTTtacattgtttaattaattatagtAGTACTTAGAAGTGTTTAATAtgaattaattaggttaaatttgATGGATATAAAAGTAATCCACTTGTGGTGGAATGGTTATATGAAGTAAATCAGGATTAAAAATGGACAAGAGAATAAAGTGTATTAAATTTGACTTTATCTAATTGGTGGGTCTTAAAAAGGAATCTATGAAACAATAATGAACTAGGTTGTGTGTATATGAATGGTACAACAAGAAAAGGAATGTGAGTACAGATtggatttattttttttaattagaaagAAAGCTTTATCCATTTATTGATTGATTGGTAAGGAAAGTCAAGATAATAATGAGAAAAGGTGGTGTGAAATGCTGGTAATTGAATTTGCACATGATATGAATTATACATTTTTGAGTATCATGTGGGTACCGTTTTACAAGCGGGACATTCCGTGATAATTGGAACTTTGAACCAAAATTGGGGGTGTATGCcattactatatttttatatttttatttatgacaTTGGTTTCAAGAGGGCAATTTTGTCTATGGAAGTTGTAGGACTAGAATTAGGGTGAAATGTATTGTCGCTTTAATCTGAACCAATTGAGTTGCCAAACTCTTTGTACTCCATATGGTAAACATTTGGGAACAAAAAGTCTTAGCCTTTAATGATTTTCATCCTTTTAGATCTGGCAAATGGATAGGTCACATCCTTTACTGCACCATACATGTGCACTTTACCATTACTTTCTGCACAATTACTTCTCTTTCCTTCAGAGATAAGCCTCCATCAACATAACATTTTTTGCATTCTTTTCTTGTTACTGACTATTCTAGTAACTTAATTTTAATCAGTCTATCTATCTAACCTGTGCTGTCACACATCTGTTTTGTCATACCTCTGTCATGCATAATACATTATTGATTGATCTGTAATTTGAAGTTTGGACAATGCAGAAATGAACATTATAGTAACATTATTTTATCATATGCAGGAGGTGTTAATGGGAAGAGCAAActatttctcgtcattcaaacaaaATGCAGATGAATTTATCTGTTCTACATTACCTGGATTTTCACATCCACAAGTTCAATATTCCCCAGGTACTattataaactttattttgaGAAAGGTGATTCTCCGTGAttatagcattttaattaaataatgatCATGATTAATTAGAGACCCATGTGTCCGTGACCAAGGCCTTAGATTGAGTGTACTCCATGTGTACAACCACAATCCAATGTAAATTGCACACATTACTATAAtgcttgtttgtttgtttgtatgctaaCTCAAGTTCCTGTTTTGTTGGTGAATGGAATAAAGGTGGGCTTATCTTCAAGGCTGGTGGAAGTAACATGCAACATGTAACGTCTCTATCCTTCCTCTTGCTAGCATATTCCAACTACCTAAGCCATGCCAACAAGGCCGTGCCATGTGGCGATACAACTGCCACCCCTGCCTTACTCAAACGACTCGCCAAACGCCAGGTCAGCTTCATTTCACCCTTGATTGATTAATAATAATTCATTTGGGACCAGTTTCTAGTTCTCAACTTCAGACAAAACTAACGGCTAGATTCTGTCCTTTATGTAATTGAACTCATTCAAGTAAAAATAAAATGACATCAACACGTGATATACTACTAGTATTTCCAATTTTCCACAAAGTAGGTAACGTTATTCTAATAACAATAATTCATccatgtgaatgtgaatgttaaATGTTGCTTTCATTTATAACTAGGTGGACTACATTCTTGGGGATAACCCTTTGGGAATGTCCTACATGGTTGGATATGGTGCGCACTACCCGCAGAGGGTACACCATAGAGGAAGCTCGATTCCATCTGTTTCGGCCCATCCGGCCCGAATCGGATGCAAAGCTGGATCTCAATATTTCTTCAGCCCAAACCCTAACCCAAATGTCTTGGTTGGAGCTGTGGTTGGTGGGCCTACCAATACTACAGATTCGTTCCCTGATTCAAGGCCTTTCTTTCAGCAGTCTGAGCCCACTACTTATATCAATGCACCACTTGTGGGCCTGCTTGCTTTCTTTTCAGCTCATCCTTGATGTTGCACATGTATAATGTAGTAGTAATAGTATGATATTAATATGTCTATGTGGTGGGCAAAATGGTCACCCTGTAATGttcttgaaaagaaaaaaaatgtgggTAATAGTATGTATCATGATTGGAAGATGTTTCCTAATTTCTATATATTAAGGGAAGCCAAATTGCAATTTGTATACTAAATGGTTATATGGTACGAAGCAAGTCTATAAGAAAGTTTATGAGCTATTGACCACTACTGTTTCCAATTTTCATCATCTTGGAATGCATGCCATGTTTCATTATCTAAATTTATTATTGTGGTATTTTCATGTGAGGGCGAGTCGGTGTAAATATATGCCCGTTTTCGTgaatttttagattttgttttactTGACTTATTTTACTATAATATCTACTTTTTAATTCAAGTAAAAAATAAGTGTAGATTGGGTTGTATAATTGACTTAAAAATTTCCAAAACAAGTATTACAAAGTGACCCCTAGGTCCAACTAAGCTCAAAGAGCACCACAACCAACCAtattacaaatataaaaataaaaaataacaaatattattaaaataaaaaataatattgaaacATATAATTGTTTTATCGAATGAATTAATTAGTACAAAATTAAATTCAAGAATACTAGAATGTTAAGATTTGTAGAGCAAAGATATTGCACACATtagatgttaaaaaaaaaaaaaaatcctaaatgACAAAGCCCTAACATTTAGGCTCTCTATATGACTCTTTTTTTAGGCCCCGtacaaaataacatttttttccCCTTATTTTTAAGTCCCTtcgtatttttgttttttaaggaGCCTAAGTAAGGGGCTAAAAATCACATTTATTTGAACAAAAATATGTTAGTTCTTTTTTaattacaaatttaaaaaatatttaaaaagtttaTCAACTTCATTTTTCTTAGATCCTTCGATACTTGAAAAAGATAAAATCTACTCAAAGACATCCACGAGAGAGATACTTTTTCAAGTATTGAAGGATCTAGAATTTTGTAGTCGTTAGGTTTTATACAATACTGGGGATCGAAGCATATCAACTTCACTTACAAGTGGGGTTCGACTTCTTACTTAACCTTGGTAAAAGGAGCAAGGAGTTAGGGACTTAAATAGGTTGAATCACTACAATCAACTAATCCATTGTCCGAGTGTTGTGTCTCACTTTTGGGACCAACGCCCACAGAGAAGTAACTATGAGGAAAATAGTATGTGTCTCACTTTTGGGAAAACGTTAGCGTTCCTGTATATCGGACAATATATACGAGTCATTATATGTACCTTTGCATTAGGAATCTTAGAATGTACTTAGAACATGTTTGAAAATTGTATCATGCATCAAAAACCAGTTACATAGCATTAGAAATCAGTTGCAagctttaaaaatcaatttttgctCAAAACATAagtgtatgtgtcgacacatacgttGTACGAGTTGATACATGTGTCATTTCAAActtgatgaaactataaacacatacaAAGATTACTCTTCATATTCAACCTTACATCTCCCATACTCTAATTTTTACCCCTTAGATTCCATCTACTATTCATTGtcatatcatttgcatcttaCTAAATATCACAAGAAGGGCATCCTTTTAACCCTTAACCCTTTGGTTTGGCTCTTGTCGGAGATCACCAATCACCTTTTGTGTTTCTTTTTGCATTTATGATTGTTTATATTTTGTCAATTAACTTTGTTAAccttattaaaaatatatgttgcAATCAAAGGAGCAAAAGAGTGTCTACTGCCTAAGAAGGTCTTATTAAATGATCAAATGACTGGAGGATCATGGTTACTGGTTTATGGTTGAAGATATCAAAAGGTCAAGCTtgctttctaaattagggttttggttcacAAAGTCAAAATTTTGGTCAACAAGTGGTCAAAAGAGCTTTTTACTTCAAGGATGACCTATAATCTTAAGTCATATTCATGTCAATCTTATTTCGACTTCATTTGGTCAAGAAAATTTCAAGTTTGGTGCATGATCTCAAAAATGATTCAAGTACGGTTAATGTGTTTATTTTCACGCCATCTTCATCAAATTATCAAGACTATTCAAGGGACAATCAGGATTTCTTCATTTGGTATTCAAGTGTTCATTATTGGGCCATTGGATGCAAAGAAATAGCAAAAATCACAAGTTGGTGCATGGTAGGTTGACCTAAGTTCAAGTATGGTATGTCACTTGGTCACAACACCATAACTCATATTTCTCAACATTTTCGAAATCTACTTTCAGCCAAATGTCACATTTGAactcctctacaactttgattcaAGGGTCAAACATCAATATTACCTATAGGTACCTCAATTTTGGAATTGGTtaatgtaacatcccgaaaattcttatttaattaatttaatcaagttttaaattaattataggaaattaacattttgttgaattatgtggaaaataataaaatgttaagttattgggccatgcggtggaattagtaaagtgggggtgtaattgtgtaagagcccattctaattttatgtttttcataaaataaaggaaaacaagaggagaaagagttagaacgtgaaaaacaagaagttgtgagaagaggagctgaagagcGTAAagggagaaccaaagaggaagaggaaccaattcaagaatttggctaaggtaaggggggacttgtctaattatcatctattatcgggttaggggttgataatactgaatagatgtggaattcggttcgattgagtcatatgataggtttagggattgagtcaattgtgtgatgtttgatctctatgtttgaatctatgatgtttgtgttgttatggtctcaattgatgtgtaattggtgtattttgagatgtattttgtgtggtttgtgcattctaattccctaggttcgtactggtatgaattgggtgtgtttggaatgtgtagaatgctgttttctgcaggttggggtttctgaaatcgccggttcgcaccgcgtacatagggttggcgccacgaacaggtgggcagagtgccaggaagttgtgat is part of the Vicia villosa cultivar HV-30 ecotype Madison, WI linkage group LG2, Vvil1.0, whole genome shotgun sequence genome and encodes:
- the LOC131650523 gene encoding endoglucanase 8-like codes for the protein MARSILSSVITFRVLTVVLLLLPSISAGHDYHDALRKSILFFEGQRSGKLPSDQRLRWRRDSGMHDGATAGVDLTGGYYDAGDNIKFGFPMAFTTTMLSWSVIDFEKVMGPELGNALKSVRWGTDYLLKATSKIGSGVVFVQVGDPLSDHNCWERPEDMDTLRTVFKIDGSHPGSDVAGETAAALAAASIVFRSRDPAYSKKLLNRAVTVFDFADRHRGAYSNSLHRAVCPFYCDVNGYQDELLWAAAWLHKASRRRLYREYIIRNEVVLRAGDTINEFGWDNKHAGINVLISKEVLMGRANYFSSFKQNADEFICSTLPGFSHPQVQYSPGGLIFKAGGSNMQHVTSLSFLLLAYSNYLSHANKAVPCGDTTATPALLKRLAKRQVDYILGDNPLGMSYMVGYGAHYPQRVHHRGSSIPSVSAHPARIGCKAGSQYFFSPNPNPNVLVGAVVGGPTNTTDSFPDSRPFFQQSEPTTYINAPLVGLLAFFSAHP